One genomic region from Lates calcarifer isolate ASB-BC8 linkage group LG10, TLL_Latcal_v3, whole genome shotgun sequence encodes:
- the LOC108888522 gene encoding shaker-related potassium channel tsha2-like: MTVVSQENHDETVVVTPLLQDAVDLEPADQECSERVVINISGLRFETQLKTLSRFPTTLLGDPRKRMRFFDPLRNEYFFDRNRPSFDAILYYYQSGGRLRRPVSVPVDIFLEEIKFYELEEEAIELFRDDEGLAREEERPLPTNEFQRQLWLLFEYPESSGPARIIAIVSVMVILISIVIFCLETLPEFREVSAGLDNNVNGSAHGKAPSPFTDPFFMVETLCIVWFSFEFTMRFLSCPSKAAFFKNLMNLIDVVAIAPYFITLGLDLAEHQGSSQQAASLAILRVIRLVRVFRIFKLSRHSKGLQILGQTLHASLRELGLLIFFLLIGVVLFSSSVYFAEAEDPESGFSSIPDAFWWAVVTMTTVGYGDMCPSTIGGKFVGSLCAIAGVLTIALPVPVIVSNFNYFYHRENEEEDNVQYVHVTCGQQQQPSLGECDSNKSNQSLAKTESFQESDDRETWTYPNINPLEEYTGKLTDV, encoded by the coding sequence ATGACTGTGGTGTCCCAGGAGAACCACGATGAGACTGTGGTCGTTACTCCTTTGTTGCAAGACGCTGTTGACTTGGAACCAGCGGACCAGGAGTGTAGCGAGAGGGTGGTCATCAACATCTCCGGTCTGCGCTTTGAGACGCAGTTAAAGACCCTCTCCCGCTTCCCCACCACGCTCCTGGGAGACCCGCGTAAAAGGATGCGTTTCTTTGACCCGCTAAGAAATGAATACTTTTTTGACAGGAACAGGCCGAGCTTTGATGCCATTCTGTATTATTACCAGTCGGGCGGGAGGCTGCGGAGGCCAGTGAGTGTGCCTGTGGATATTTTCCTGGaagaaataaagttttatgAACTCGAGGAAGAGGCCATAGAGCTTTTCCGAGACGATGAGGGCTTGGCGAGGGAAGAGGAGCGCCCGCTGCCCACCAATGAGTTTCAACGCCAGTTATGGCTCCTGTTCGAGTATCCAGAGAGTTCAGGACCTGCGCGGATAATCGCCATTGTGTCAGTTATGGTCATTTTGATATCCATTGTTATATTCTGCTTGGAGACATTACCCGAGTTTAGAGAAGTCTCTGCAGGGCTGGACAACAACGTCAATGGAAGCGCTCACGGCAAAGCGCCCAGCCCATTCACAGACCCGTTTTTCATGGTGGAGACACTTTGCATTGTGTGGTTCTCTTTTGAATTCACCATGAGGTTTCTCTCGTGTCCCAGCAAAGCAGCTTTCTTTAAAAATCTAATGAACCTGATCGATGTTGTGGCCATAGCTCCGTATTTCATCACCCTGGGCCTTGATCTCGCAGAACATCAGGGCAGCAGCCAGCAGGCTGCGTCTCTGGCCATACTAAGGGTCATCCGTCTGGTCCGTGTTTTCAGGATTTTTAAACTCTCCAGGCACTCCAAGGGTCTCCAGATTCTCGGCCAAACGCTTCACGCAAGCCTCAGGGAGCTGGGACTGCTCATATTCTTCCTGCTAATCGGGGTGGTTTTATTCTCCAGTTCGGTTTATTTTGCAGAAGCAGAAGACCCCGAGTCTGGATTTTCAAGTATACCTGATGCGTTTTGGTGGGCTGTGGTGACAATGACCACAGTTGGTTATGGAGACATGTGTCCCTCCACCATTGGGGGGAAATTCGTTGGATCTCTGTGTGCCATCGCCGGAGTACTCACCATAGCTTTACCGGTCCCTGTTATAGTGTCAAATTTCAATTATTTCTACCACAGAGAGAACGAGGAGGAGGATAATGTTCAGTACGTTCACGTGACCTGCGGGCAGCAGCAACAACCCTCCCTAGGTGAATGTGATTCAAACAAAAGTAACCAGTCGCTCGCCAAAACGGAGTCCTTTCAGGAAAGCGACGACCGGGAAACTTGGACATATCCAAACATAAACCCACTGGAGGAATACACGGGGAAACTGACAGATGTATAA